In Zunongwangia profunda SM-A87, the following proteins share a genomic window:
- a CDS encoding XRE family transcriptional regulator gives MAASSIEIKHFKEVREENNFTQAEFAEILGIKNSTADIERGRTKLSGKVVSELLRQFGINPLWLFGDSGQKYLKISKGDVSPKVVTVDRNTDNENIVMVNQKAAAGYPHNVQDVEWYTQLPAFEIPLPEFRNASYRGFQVEGDSMLPNYRPGEWVMAKGIAGMEEVNNNRVYVVVMYDSVLIKKIQRLPDPSKLLLISLNEEYLPIEVKLGDIQELWQVNSKLTFNIDNPSENGLFQQLQQSMEDLKKELRQFKNNNSPKIS, from the coding sequence ATGGCAGCATCTTCAATCGAAATTAAGCATTTTAAAGAAGTAAGAGAAGAAAATAATTTTACTCAGGCCGAATTTGCAGAAATTTTAGGAATAAAAAATTCTACGGCAGATATTGAGCGGGGTAGAACTAAGCTTTCCGGAAAAGTAGTTTCTGAATTATTACGACAATTCGGTATTAATCCACTTTGGTTATTTGGGGATAGTGGGCAAAAATACCTAAAGATTTCTAAAGGGGACGTAAGCCCAAAAGTAGTTACGGTAGATAGAAATACTGATAATGAAAATATCGTAATGGTGAACCAAAAAGCGGCTGCCGGGTATCCCCATAATGTTCAGGATGTAGAATGGTATACTCAATTACCGGCTTTCGAAATCCCGTTGCCCGAATTTAGAAACGCCAGTTATCGTGGTTTTCAGGTAGAAGGGGACAGTATGCTCCCTAATTATCGTCCTGGCGAATGGGTGATGGCTAAAGGTATTGCGGGTATGGAAGAAGTGAATAATAATCGCGTTTATGTAGTAGTGATGTACGATTCTGTTTTGATTAAGAAAATACAGCGACTTCCAGATCCTTCTAAGCTCTTGCTTATTTCTTTAAATGAAGAATATTTACCTATAGAAGTGAAGCTTGGGGACATTCAAGAGTTGTGGCAGGTAAACAGTAAGCTAACTTTTAATATAGATAATCCTTCAGAAAATGGCTTGTTTCAGCAATTACAGCAATCAATGGAGGATTTAAAAAAGGAGTTGCGACAATTTAAAAACAATAATTCTCCAAAAATTTCCTAG
- a CDS encoding M15 family metallopeptidase, translated as MLKKIFIICSLFFFQFSYPQLPDGFVYLNDIIPDIQIELRYLGSNNFTGKPVPGYEAEKIILTREAALALQKIQQKLENDGYCLKIFDAYRPQRAVNSFIEWARIAEDTLTKAEFYPEKKKSNLFNLGYIATRSGHSRGSTVDLTIIDAESLEEVDMGGSYDFFGERSHHNFMNITEKQKANRLYLKSIMSTYGFRPYSEEWWHYTLRNEPYPDTYFNYTIK; from the coding sequence ATGCTAAAGAAAATATTCATTATTTGTTCCTTATTTTTTTTCCAATTTTCTTACCCTCAGTTACCCGACGGTTTTGTTTATTTGAATGATATTATTCCTGATATCCAGATTGAATTGCGTTATCTTGGTAGTAATAACTTTACCGGTAAACCTGTACCTGGTTATGAAGCCGAAAAAATAATTCTAACCAGAGAAGCTGCGTTAGCCCTGCAAAAAATCCAGCAAAAACTGGAAAATGATGGCTATTGCTTAAAAATTTTTGATGCCTACCGTCCACAAAGAGCCGTAAATAGCTTTATAGAATGGGCCCGTATCGCGGAAGATACACTTACTAAAGCTGAATTTTATCCCGAAAAAAAGAAAAGCAATCTCTTTAACCTGGGTTACATTGCCACTCGATCTGGACATTCCAGAGGCAGTACTGTAGATCTGACTATCATAGATGCCGAAAGTTTAGAAGAGGTTGATATGGGAGGCTCCTACGATTTTTTTGGGGAGCGTTCACATCATAACTTTATGAATATAACTGAAAAGCAAAAAGCTAATAGGTTATATTTAAAATCTATAATGAGTACTTATGGTTTTAGGCCATATAGTGAAGAATGGTGGCACTACACACTAAGAAACGAACCTTATCCTGACACATACTTTAACTATACTATTAAATAA
- a CDS encoding helix-turn-helix and ligand-binding sensor domain-containing protein → MRWLVLLILFLPSLSKSQELPPITNFDTKIYNGGNQNWMISQAENDWMYFANNSGLLSFNGEQWNLHKMKAGSPVRSVKVVDSLIFTGAYMDFGYWQKNSFGALNYTSLLEKLPTGIRDGEQIWHIEKFGDYIVFQSLSRLFSYHIQNETINVIDLGKTIANLYKSGNTVYFQVAEDGLYSIKSGGIQKEVGFNQTGAKAIIQVFHWNDQKVAVTRDDGLFSFTQSNWEKISIPNYPMSSSFFSARYTDDNMLVLGSIGDGLFILNLLSGDLQQIVQPDILNNTVLSLFEDDAGHIWCGLDNGISLIEKDSQFSVFSDITGKLGTVYCSVMYQDQLYLGTNQGLYRRDQTSNSFELIEGTSGQVWSLQEYDDQLFIGHDRGTFILKNKNLNYIFDSLGTWQVIPFDGGFLQGHYNGLSYFKEGQSFNNISYLDGFNLSSRNILNENDKEIWVGHDHKGIFRLRPDLSSSKIEIVKNYPVDYKDASGIKLFRFNNDIYYATAHTIFKYDAVLDAFTAENKLQQAFNNLSRSTGISEITPDGKWWTFAESEIYYTVKDAFQDGMNVSAIPLSYEFRNISSGFENLSQIGENQYLVGSNHGYAIFNTPFTQNKISELEINRIEIADKGLDFELIDKKQRYPEFKNSENYFNFYFNTPVYQKFANVTYSYRMKGFTDVWTPFRSSSMASFENLPYGDYEFQVRARYNTKDIKEKTYAFAIEKPWFLSNFAIFIYVVLLVVIIVITHHFYTRYYNKRHAQMIKVQQKKAEMQQLEAQQEIMKLKNEQLEADVSSKNRELAASTMSIIRKSEVLNQIKDELTSIKKLDDIQSVLKTVDSNINEEDNWKFFKEAFDNADKDFLQTVKSRHPNLTSNDLKLCAYLRLNLSSKEIAPLLNISVRSVEIKRYRLRKKMDLAHEEGLVEYILSF, encoded by the coding sequence ATGCGTTGGTTAGTTCTGTTAATTTTATTTCTTCCGTCTTTATCCAAAAGTCAGGAACTTCCTCCAATTACCAATTTTGATACTAAAATTTATAATGGTGGAAACCAGAACTGGATGATAAGCCAGGCAGAGAATGATTGGATGTATTTCGCTAATAATTCAGGCTTATTGTCTTTTAATGGTGAACAATGGAATCTGCATAAAATGAAAGCGGGGAGTCCCGTGCGTTCTGTGAAAGTGGTGGATAGCTTAATCTTTACAGGTGCTTATATGGATTTTGGGTATTGGCAAAAGAATTCTTTTGGAGCACTAAATTACACCTCACTTTTAGAAAAATTACCTACAGGGATACGGGATGGTGAGCAGATCTGGCATATTGAAAAGTTTGGGGATTATATCGTTTTTCAAAGTCTTAGCAGATTGTTTAGCTACCACATCCAAAATGAGACGATCAATGTGATCGATCTTGGTAAGACGATAGCAAATCTTTATAAATCTGGTAATACCGTTTACTTTCAGGTGGCCGAAGATGGGTTATATTCCATAAAAAGTGGAGGTATACAAAAGGAAGTCGGTTTTAATCAAACCGGGGCCAAAGCAATTATACAGGTTTTTCATTGGAATGATCAAAAAGTAGCGGTAACCCGTGATGATGGCTTATTTTCTTTTACACAGTCCAATTGGGAAAAAATTTCTATCCCAAATTATCCAATGTCCTCCAGTTTTTTTAGTGCAAGGTATACCGATGATAATATGCTGGTGCTGGGCAGTATTGGAGATGGCTTATTTATTCTGAATTTACTAAGCGGTGATTTGCAGCAAATCGTTCAGCCCGATATCCTTAATAATACGGTTTTGTCTTTATTTGAAGATGATGCAGGGCATATTTGGTGCGGATTGGATAATGGGATAAGCTTAATAGAAAAAGACAGTCAATTTTCTGTATTCTCAGACATTACAGGCAAGCTTGGTACCGTTTATTGTAGTGTGATGTACCAGGATCAGTTATATCTTGGCACTAACCAGGGGCTGTACAGGCGGGATCAAACATCTAATAGTTTCGAGCTAATTGAAGGAACCAGCGGACAGGTATGGAGTTTACAAGAGTATGATGATCAACTTTTTATTGGTCACGATCGCGGTACTTTTATTCTAAAAAATAAGAACTTAAACTATATTTTTGATAGCTTGGGTACCTGGCAGGTGATTCCTTTTGATGGTGGGTTTCTACAGGGGCATTATAATGGTTTAAGTTATTTTAAAGAAGGCCAAAGTTTTAATAATATCTCTTATTTGGATGGTTTTAATCTTTCTTCCAGAAATATTCTGAATGAAAACGATAAAGAAATATGGGTAGGTCATGATCATAAAGGTATCTTTAGATTGAGACCAGATCTCTCCAGTTCTAAAATCGAAATTGTAAAAAATTACCCGGTAGATTATAAAGATGCCTCTGGCATTAAACTTTTCCGGTTTAACAATGATATTTATTATGCTACCGCACATACCATTTTTAAATATGATGCGGTTTTGGATGCATTTACTGCTGAGAATAAGCTACAGCAGGCATTTAATAATTTGAGCAGAAGTACCGGTATTTCTGAAATTACCCCTGATGGGAAATGGTGGACTTTTGCAGAAAGTGAGATCTATTATACCGTAAAGGATGCTTTTCAGGATGGTATGAATGTATCCGCCATCCCACTTTCTTATGAATTCAGGAATATTTCCAGCGGTTTTGAAAATCTATCCCAAATTGGTGAAAATCAATATCTGGTGGGAAGCAATCATGGGTATGCTATATTTAATACACCTTTTACACAAAATAAGATATCTGAATTAGAAATTAATAGGATTGAAATTGCAGATAAAGGTCTGGATTTTGAATTAATCGATAAGAAGCAGCGATATCCAGAATTTAAGAATTCGGAAAATTATTTCAATTTTTATTTTAATACACCCGTATACCAGAAGTTTGCTAATGTAACTTATAGCTACCGGATGAAGGGATTCACAGATGTATGGACACCATTTAGATCCTCGAGTATGGCTTCTTTCGAGAATTTACCTTACGGGGATTATGAATTTCAGGTGAGAGCAAGATATAATACTAAAGATATTAAGGAGAAAACCTATGCGTTTGCTATAGAAAAACCCTGGTTTTTATCAAACTTTGCCATCTTTATCTATGTTGTATTACTGGTCGTTATCATTGTTATTACTCATCATTTTTACACCCGATATTATAATAAAAGGCATGCACAAATGATTAAGGTGCAACAAAAGAAAGCTGAAATGCAACAGCTTGAAGCGCAGCAGGAGATCATGAAACTTAAAAATGAACAATTGGAAGCAGATGTGTCTTCTAAAAATAGGGAATTGGCAGCTTCTACTATGAGTATTATCCGTAAGAGTGAGGTTTTAAATCAGATTAAAGACGAGCTTACTTCCATAAAAAAATTAGATGATATTCAATCAGTGTTGAAAACCGTGGATTCAAATATCAATGAAGAGGATAACTGGAAATTTTTTAAAGAAGCTTTTGATAATGCTGATAAAGATTTTTTACAAACGGTAAAATCCAGACATCCTAATCTAACTTCAAATGATTTAAAATTGTGTGCTTACTTGCGACTGAATTTATCCTCAAAAGAAATTGCTCCCCTTTTAAATATTTCTGTAAGAAGTGTAGAGATTAAACGATATCGTTTGAGAAAAAAGATGGATTTAGCTCACGAAGAAGGGTTGGTAGAATACATCCTAAGTTTCTAA
- a CDS encoding PAS domain-containing protein, with the protein MEEELLRQEVLSSFKFKDKTSEKILDELTQMAAAICDTPISLISFVGLEKQCFKSKIGLNIAETPIEDSFCKYAIKQPDEIFIVKNPLQDIRFKNNPLVVGYPNLRFYAGAPLTTAGGITLGTLCVIDTKDRDLTNLQIKALKILAKQTINYLEHKKEHIQQNNLLKNSISKFNKLSNHSLDALFQLEVNEDKRIHFTYINETIKDLLPHLDTEDFKTHPFKALNFIHQEDRMMVENTFIDAVRHKKDWDITYRILNPDGTISWHQSRAFPDNFPGRKIVWYGSFRDVTDKKNYLELIEKIIFDISHIMRRPIANMLGLINLLEVSDDSDMLNNRKIIKYIKIVSEEIDEEIQGLNENYQKIKTSFKDIY; encoded by the coding sequence ATGGAAGAAGAGCTACTTCGCCAGGAGGTTTTAAGCAGTTTTAAGTTTAAAGATAAAACCTCAGAAAAAATTTTAGATGAATTAACACAAATGGCAGCGGCTATATGTGATACTCCTATTTCTTTAATCAGTTTTGTTGGCCTGGAGAAACAGTGCTTTAAATCTAAAATTGGCCTTAATATAGCAGAGACTCCCATAGAAGATTCTTTTTGTAAATATGCCATAAAACAACCGGATGAAATCTTTATTGTAAAAAATCCATTACAAGATATTCGGTTTAAAAATAATCCACTCGTTGTGGGCTATCCAAATCTTCGCTTTTACGCGGGTGCACCTTTAACTACCGCTGGGGGAATTACTTTGGGCACTTTATGCGTTATCGACACAAAAGATAGAGATTTAACTAACTTACAAATAAAGGCACTTAAGATTTTAGCTAAACAAACTATCAATTATTTAGAACATAAAAAGGAACATATTCAGCAAAACAACCTCCTTAAAAATAGCATTTCGAAGTTCAATAAACTGAGTAATCATTCTCTGGATGCCCTTTTTCAGCTTGAAGTGAATGAAGATAAACGTATTCATTTTACCTATATTAATGAAACTATAAAGGATTTACTGCCGCACCTGGATACAGAAGATTTTAAAACTCATCCTTTTAAAGCATTAAATTTTATACACCAGGAAGATCGTATGATGGTAGAAAATACTTTTATCGATGCTGTGAGGCATAAAAAAGACTGGGATATTACCTATAGAATCTTAAATCCAGACGGAACTATCTCGTGGCATCAATCCAGAGCATTCCCTGATAACTTCCCGGGTCGTAAAATTGTCTGGTATGGAAGTTTTAGAGATGTAACCGATAAAAAAAATTACCTGGAGTTAATCGAAAAGATCATTTTCGATATCTCTCATATTATGCGTCGCCCTATAGCCAATATGCTAGGATTAATTAACTTATTAGAAGTTTCTGATGATAGTGATATGCTAAACAACAGGAAAATCATCAAGTATATCAAAATTGTATCTGAAGAAATCGACGAGGAGATCCAAGGGCTTAACGAAAACTACCAGAAAATCAAAACAAGTTTTAAAGACATCTATTAA
- a CDS encoding carboxypeptidase-like regulatory domain-containing protein yields the protein MIRYYLLFILLWSSQIRAQSEIRAIVLDAETKKPLEFVDVYNDQNYTSTNSDGHFAFKTHRDMIKFNRLGYEPKSFSISALKNDTIYLKQSAENLDEVHLLDQDIYKKMIDHLDDNYSIRPYKERFFLRAMVARDGNITKLVDVNGKLERQRLLGDLKNNARPKKNYTLEIENLRKAEIREDDIEFIFPSFETYFDLSTLVISLADSTKAELKNYGDGLVKLQVKSSKSDSEAYLIINTQTYAFEECYIKMDMSDAKFEPNHNTQSRTISNIIHSFYDRLPNGSYVLYKSTQQAVLECKYENKIYNYVQRIKYLSSDHFSDFGVKRNVRADKDIFKVKTRYEDEFWNDQNQLLLTDAMQAFIEKVKAGDSDFKIKSNF from the coding sequence ATGATACGTTATTATCTTTTATTTATATTGCTATGGTCTTCTCAAATTCGGGCTCAATCTGAAATTCGAGCTATTGTTTTAGATGCTGAGACTAAGAAACCATTAGAATTTGTAGATGTCTATAATGATCAAAATTATACATCTACTAATAGCGATGGGCATTTTGCATTCAAAACCCATCGAGATATGATTAAGTTCAATAGATTGGGGTATGAACCTAAAAGCTTTTCAATTTCAGCCTTAAAGAATGATACTATTTATTTAAAGCAATCTGCCGAAAATTTGGATGAGGTTCATTTATTAGATCAAGATATTTATAAAAAGATGATCGATCACCTGGACGATAATTACTCTATACGTCCTTATAAAGAACGCTTTTTCTTGCGAGCGATGGTGGCAAGGGATGGGAATATCACTAAATTGGTAGATGTAAACGGAAAATTAGAACGGCAAAGACTATTGGGAGATCTAAAAAACAATGCACGACCTAAAAAAAATTATACCTTAGAAATTGAGAATCTGAGAAAAGCAGAAATTAGAGAAGATGATATTGAATTTATATTTCCCTCTTTTGAAACCTATTTTGATCTTTCTACTTTAGTGATAAGTTTGGCCGATAGTACTAAAGCCGAATTAAAAAATTATGGTGATGGACTGGTAAAACTTCAGGTAAAGTCAAGTAAAAGCGATTCTGAAGCTTATCTTATTATCAATACGCAAACCTATGCCTTTGAAGAATGCTATATAAAAATGGATATGTCTGATGCTAAGTTTGAACCAAATCATAATACCCAGAGTCGTACAATATCAAATATTATTCATTCTTTCTACGATAGACTTCCCAATGGGAGTTATGTTTTATATAAAAGCACTCAACAAGCTGTTTTAGAATGTAAATATGAAAATAAGATTTATAATTATGTGCAGCGTATTAAATATTTAAGCAGTGATCATTTTTCAGATTTCGGTGTAAAAAGAAATGTTAGGGCAGATAAAGACATCTTCAAAGTAAAAACAAGATATGAGGATGAATTTTGGAATGATCAAAATCAATTATTGCTTACAGACGCCATGCAGGCATTTATTGAAAAAGTGAAAGCCGGTGATAGTGATTTCAAAATAAAATCAAATTTTTAA
- a CDS encoding zinc-dependent metalloprotease: MIKKVLVMGVLAALSVGCKTSNPIVKAPETEKKGDFKPYNKVITPAAISDKGLFTTHRVDDKLYFEIPDSLFNKDLLWVSRIAKVPSGYGGGYINAGSKVNEQVVRWNKRGKNVDIKVMSFENQSNEESPIYKSVQANNFEPILYSTKIETMKADSSAYVVDVTGLFEDEVAAINGMNASYRKRYKVKRLDKSRSYIDEVHSFPQNVEVRHVMTYEAETPPERGQAGTISILMNQSMVLLPEDKMMPRIADYRVGWFTIGKYDYDSEALKSDDYQIIRKWRLIPKDIEAYKNGELVEPLKPIVYYLDPATPKRWRPYFKQGIEDWNKAFETAGFKNAIIAKDPPTKEEDPDFSPEDVRYSVVRYVASTTRNAVGPSVVDPRTGEIIESDIIWYHNHLRSYRNRFMIEAGAQNPNARTLDTPEEEIGEMMRMVIAHEVGHALGLPHNMKASAAYPTDSLRSAEFTQKYGLTPSIMDYARVNYVAQPEDKGVRYIRMMGPYDLYAINWGYRYLPDADTPDDEKEKLDQWILEKAGDPVYEFGGGYGGFDPQAQRESLGKDQVKASEYGLANMKKVVPNLIEWTTKDGYAYDELEEVYGELISLWRGYLYHVVTNVGGVYETRKTSDQEGTIYTPVPDDIQKNAVQFLNENAFTTPDWLLNKDILDRIESSGAIARVQNLQSRVLNYLLNEDRLMRMIENEQLHNSDYAVVELLEDLRKGIFSELYNGQKVDAYRRNLQRAYVDVAIGYLNNIEADNKVAGTDIIALMRGELESLKSQLQRMQYSTSDRLSRYHYKDLIARIDRVFSDD, encoded by the coding sequence ATGATTAAAAAAGTACTTGTAATGGGAGTGTTGGCAGCTTTAAGTGTAGGCTGTAAAACTTCGAACCCCATCGTTAAAGCTCCTGAAACTGAAAAGAAAGGAGATTTTAAACCCTACAACAAAGTAATTACCCCTGCAGCAATATCAGATAAAGGATTGTTTACTACCCATAGGGTAGATGATAAACTTTATTTTGAAATTCCTGATTCTCTTTTTAATAAGGATTTGTTATGGGTGAGCAGGATCGCTAAAGTCCCTTCGGGATATGGTGGTGGCTATATAAATGCCGGTTCTAAAGTAAATGAACAGGTGGTACGTTGGAATAAACGGGGTAAAAATGTAGATATTAAGGTGATGAGTTTTGAAAACCAGAGCAACGAAGAGTCACCCATCTATAAATCTGTACAAGCCAATAATTTTGAACCTATTCTGTATAGTACTAAAATCGAAACCATGAAGGCAGACAGTAGTGCTTATGTGGTTGATGTTACCGGGTTATTTGAAGATGAGGTGGCGGCTATTAATGGGATGAATGCTTCTTACAGAAAAAGATATAAAGTAAAACGTCTTGATAAAAGTAGATCTTATATCGATGAAGTTCATTCTTTTCCTCAAAATGTTGAAGTAAGGCATGTAATGACCTATGAAGCTGAAACGCCACCGGAAAGAGGACAGGCCGGGACTATTTCTATATTAATGAATCAATCTATGGTGTTGCTACCTGAGGATAAAATGATGCCCCGAATTGCAGATTATCGCGTAGGATGGTTTACGATCGGGAAATATGATTATGATTCGGAGGCTTTAAAATCTGATGATTACCAGATTATCAGAAAATGGAGACTGATTCCTAAAGATATAGAAGCCTATAAAAATGGCGAGCTGGTGGAACCGTTAAAGCCCATTGTTTATTATTTGGATCCTGCAACCCCCAAGCGCTGGAGGCCGTATTTTAAACAAGGAATCGAAGATTGGAATAAAGCTTTTGAAACCGCAGGTTTTAAAAATGCAATTATAGCCAAGGATCCTCCTACTAAAGAAGAAGATCCAGATTTTAGTCCAGAGGATGTAAGATACTCCGTAGTTCGTTATGTCGCCAGTACTACCCGTAATGCGGTAGGGCCATCTGTTGTAGATCCCAGAACAGGTGAAATTATTGAAAGTGATATTATTTGGTACCATAATCATTTACGCTCTTACAGAAATAGGTTTATGATAGAGGCAGGAGCCCAAAATCCAAATGCCCGTACATTAGATACTCCAGAAGAAGAAATAGGAGAGATGATGCGAATGGTTATTGCCCATGAAGTAGGTCATGCTTTAGGATTACCTCATAATATGAAAGCCAGTGCAGCTTATCCTACAGATTCTCTACGCTCAGCGGAGTTTACTCAAAAATACGGTCTTACACCATCGATAATGGATTACGCCAGGGTAAATTATGTAGCCCAGCCAGAAGATAAAGGGGTGCGCTATATTAGAATGATGGGACCTTACGATTTGTATGCTATTAATTGGGGCTATCGTTACTTGCCTGACGCTGATACTCCTGATGATGAAAAAGAAAAACTGGATCAATGGATTCTTGAAAAAGCAGGGGATCCAGTGTATGAATTTGGTGGAGGTTACGGTGGTTTTGATCCGCAGGCCCAACGAGAAAGTTTAGGTAAAGATCAGGTAAAAGCCAGTGAATATGGCTTGGCTAATATGAAGAAAGTAGTACCTAATTTAATAGAATGGACTACAAAGGATGGTTATGCTTACGATGAGTTGGAAGAGGTTTATGGTGAGCTTATTAGCCTTTGGAGAGGTTATCTTTACCATGTTGTTACTAATGTGGGAGGAGTTTATGAAACGCGGAAAACTTCAGATCAGGAAGGTACCATTTATACACCGGTACCAGATGACATTCAAAAAAATGCCGTACAGTTTTTAAATGAAAATGCCTTTACCACTCCAGATTGGTTATTAAATAAGGATATTTTAGATCGTATTGAATCGAGTGGAGCGATAGCGCGGGTACAAAATCTGCAATCCAGGGTTTTAAATTATTTGCTGAATGAAGACCGCTTAATGCGAATGATCGAGAACGAACAATTGCACAATAGCGATTATGCGGTTGTGGAATTATTAGAAGATTTACGTAAGGGTATTTTTTCCGAATTGTATAACGGACAAAAGGTTGATGCTTACCGAAGAAACCTACAGCGGGCGTATGTAGATGTAGCGATTGGGTATTTAAATAATATAGAAGCAGATAATAAAGTTGCTGGTACAGATATTATCGCTTTAATGAGGGGAGAGTTAGAAAGCTTAAAATCGCAGTTGCAACGTATGCAATATTCAACTTCAGATCGTTTAAGCAGATATCATTATAAAGATTTAATAGCAAGAATTGATCGAGTTTTTTCTGATGACTAG